CTGCGTGTCGCCCACCaacaccctcctcccccaccatccTTACCCAGCCCCAGTCCCACCCAACCCACCTGGGCGAGACAACCCGGGGGGCGAAGGACAAGAGATTGTGACAGACCAGCGCGCgagcagggaagagagaggcCTCCTGGAGAGGAAGGCTTGCTCCCAGGGACAGACAAGTGGCGCTTCGGGAGAGAGGCTCTAAAGACCGTCCGATCTGGCCAAACTTCCATTTAGACCTCTCGGAACTCCCtgaaccatgacccagaccctcaACACAAGGGAGGACCCTCTTAACCTGGCCGGCGGCTGGGCACCCTCAGCCCCCTTACGCACATGGTCGTCCTGCCAGCGAAGGCGCAGGAGTGCCCCAATTTACAAGCGACGACACCGCTATGGCCCCAAGGCAGAGTATGAGCCCCCAAGGAAACAGCCAAGGCAGCAATACGGCCCGGGTTCTTGGTTCCAACCACCACCCCGGCGGCCCAACTGGGCCGTGTGTTCTAACTGGGGAAGCTGGGGAGGGCCTTGGCACCCACCTCCGGGCGGATTCTGGAAGCCCCCCGTCCCGATGCAAGTGATCCGGGTGTACGGCCTGCACCCGTTCTGCCTCTGCTGCTGCCCCTGCTGGCGGGGGCCCTGGAACCCCGGCTGGGCGAGGCCTCCAAGCAGGAAGAAGCGCTGGGGCCGCAGGGGCCGCCGCCACCCTCGCCGCTCCTCCCCGAGGAGCCCCCCTGTGGATCTGAGCACGCTGCTGCGGCCGGTCAACCTGTACGGGTGGCGGGCGCCCGGCATGCGAGCGCCCCAAAACACCACGCAGTTCATCATGAACCAGATCTACGAGGACATGCGGCAGCAAGAGGAGCTGGAGCGCCAGCAGGAGGCGCTGCGGGTGGAGCAGGCCGAGGCCGGCGGCCAGGCCTCCCCGAACGGCTCCTCGGGAAACGACGCGCCCCCCAGCGGCGCCGAGGATGACCCGGAGCTGCCGGAGGCTCTGTATGGCTTCGTGCAGAATCCAGCTCTAGCATTCAGTCCTGTCCCAGAGGAGGAAAATCAGTCTCCCGCCGCGCAGctggtggaggaagaggaagaggagaaaaatgatgaCGAGGAGGAGTGTGATGAAGATGTGTgtgatggagaggaggaggagagtgaggaggaagaggcagaagaagaggaggaggaggaagaggaggaggaagaagaggaggaagaggaggaggaggagatggaagaGGCTGACTacttggaggagggggaggagggggaggaggaggaagaggacgaAGAGGAAGAgctagaagaggaagaggaggagctggaggaggatgagcagagaggggaagaaaatcACTTGCCATTGGAAATGcctttatcaattctagtaggggccgaagaagagagagagaactataTAAATTGTACTTACTTAAGCTCTGAACAGATAATTCCCGAAGTGCCACAGGAAGCTCTACTCATGGTACAGGACATTAACTGTTAAACATCAGGAAAGGGATTGAGGAATGGGATGGAACTGATTTGAGGCTAAAATGGATTAGCAACTTattaaaaactgattaaaaagTGAGTTCCATTAAATAAACATATCTATGTAAACCCCTTCTTTGGccattataaaatacttaaacgttggtgtgtttgtgtatgactgtgggtgggggttggggaaactttcaaatataatttaattggaAATAATTAAAGACCAACTATTTTATTACTacagtttgaatattttcatttggtgTTCTCCCCTCTAGACAATTgagtttgttctgttttgttttgttttaactctgGCAATGCTGAAAAAGTGTCTCTTTTTGTAACAAATTTATGTACCTTTAGATATTTTGACTGCTAGATGCTTAAGAAGCATATGCCATGACGATTGAATGTATGCCAGTGCTCTTAACATAATCGAAGCCATTTTAAAAcccattatttttctaaaatatttttccttatagaTTTTTCACCTTCAGAGTTCATTTTTGAGGGTTGTATTTTGGTAACCCCATTTGCAGTCTTTTGTGGCATCGCTCATTTATATTCCTTGTTCCACAGTGCTATGGATCTTCCTCAGAAGAACATGAAGTTGCTTCTGTGGAACTGGTTCTCTGCCATGGCCTCAACAATCCATAATCCATGCATGGAGAGGATTCCCCATGGTCAGAAGTCAACTTGCACATCTAGTTAAAATCCAAGGTAACTGCAAACAATGGAACATAGCTTAGGTTTTGACGCCTTGTTCCTTGATATAGTCCTTGTCATAAGTTcagagaaaccataaaaattgtttttgcagaatggatttttttttaaaaaaaaagattattggcCTTTTGTGGGTGGAATATCTTCTTTCCCAGTTTGTCCTCCTTATAAAGGAGGGTAAAAGATGTGTAAGTGTGAACTAGTGTCTCTGATAATATCTAAACAATTGCCTTTGGAGAATACAtcatttaaaattgcttttgttcaaacatttttagaaagtaatAATACATTTCTTCCTGGGCCCTTAATAAAAGGTTCCATCCATAGCATATTTCCAGAATATCCCTAGATGAAGAAGTTGAACCTGCCTTCtcaaaaattatatcttttgccTTTGAATCACAACTTGGTACTTATTTGTTGAGGAGAAGACTATATGACGATATCTTATCTGTATATGGATTTTTACTCATATATCTCACTCCAGTGTATTTCAGCTTTCAAGATGATAAGTTTAagctgttaaattaaaaaaataagtaattaaagtattaaataaaagtaCCTTGTCTCTCATTTCTCATTATTTGAACATCAGAGATCTATGCAGCAATGAAGTCAGTGGCCAAAAGGATAAACATAAAAAGTGGGGGAAAAACTAGCACAGACATtgtaggaattttaaaataacaccaaACATTCCAAACTGCAGCAGAGAATAACcaaacatttaattttactcTTAATAAATCAATACTTCCCTACAAGATGCAATTTCTGAATGACCtgtaaaagtcatttaaaattggCCATCCATATGAGTTTCTATTACTGTTCtaatgtgtgtatatagagaTAATCAAAAATCCTGCTCCTGATATTGGTCAATCAATCCTTACAAGTCATGGCCTTTAAATACTAAAATCACTCAAAATAATCACTAACCCAAACTTAAGTAGTTTCTCAGTAAAGAAACCATTTCATTTATGATTGAATTTCTTCACAATCTCACCTAGACAATTCacaatttcttcctttaaaagatTCTACTTTTAAACTTAGagattcaacacatatttattgccTCTATATGTACAAAGcattattcattttcattattcattcatttcattattaatcattcattattcattcattattttattactcattattcattcattgtaAGGGATATAAACATGAACAATGCCTCAGGAGCTGACACTCTAGTTCCTGTACCATTATGCAGTATATTTACTGAACTACCTGGGACCAAGCACTGTGAATAGTGATAAGGCTACAATGGTGACAACATCCCTACTCTCATGTTTACAGTTCATTAGAAAAGCCTGACAAGTGAAGAGTTAGACAAATTGGTCACCATAAGTATTCTGAAGGAAATGTACCACTATAAAAACATATCACAAGGGAACTCAAGAGTGAAGTTGGGATGTTTGCTGTGAGCAGAGGGACCCCTGAATCTAAAGGCCAAGAGCTGAGAGGAACTTGGTGCCATTGAGAACTGAGGACATAAAGACCAAAGTGTCTGAAAGGAGCAGCCAATGACAAGTGAGAGAGGTAGGCAGAAGCCATGTTATCCATTCATTCCTGTGCCTACATATCTTCTGAAATAGACACcagcaaaaataaaggaaaaaactatTATTCATCACTGATTTTCTATCtgagcttatttttttattagctaAATAATGTTATGGTCCCTTTACTAATCCCAAAGGCAAATGTAAAATGATTAAGCCATGTTGAGGTTTGGAGGGATTGGTCATCCCAGTACACCTATCGACAGAATTTTCCCAGACCTCCCCAACCACTGTCACATGAGGAAGGGGGAATACTAGGGTTTCTTGCTCAGCATGATTGGAGCACCATAATTCTTAACTCCCTTGGAGAACTTCTTGCACAGTTTATTCAGTACAACTTGATGGTTCAGGAGACTAAAGTATTAGTATGGCTCAGAATAAACACAGTCTTTAGCTTTAGAAGAAAGTGTGCActtgaagaaaaaatacaattttccaaaataagtatattattattattaaagtaaatTCAAAACTTTATAGGGTGAACACAGTGATAATGATGTGCCACCAAGGCTTTTCTTTCAAGAATGGAGCTATTATTTTGTCAATTgtcagaaaaataacattataaatcATCATAGACTTGTTTAGAAGGCCCAGACTTGATAACCATCTTTGCTGTCTATTCTGAAGTGTTATTACACGTAGAGATGATGGTATTTTCCTCTCCTAGTGACTGACAGCAATTCTTGAATTATCTTCATTACTTTGTCTTCCCAGTAACTCAGAGGGATtcttttctatgaaaatattagTCCTCTAAAGGTGGTAAATACACTTGACATTTAGAGATCAACCCTGAGCTCTGAGTATGGTTTCATAAAACTTTGGTACATCTGTATATgaaaaagacaatatttccaACATATTTAGTTACATTAACATAAATGCAAGAGGTGAAATAATCTCTTGCCAGCTACCCCAAACCTATAGATCTGGGAAGTAAATGATATAAATACTAACATCATCCCATAGGTGATCTTGGGGTGAGGGAGTGGATAAGACAAGAAAACTgcttctttacatttattttattttagcagcaTAAGTAATATATAGGCAGTTATGTTGTTTGTATTCAGACAAGTTCACACATTAATTAAACAATTGAAAGTTACTCTTAATGCTTCCAAATCACTTTGGCTTAGATTATCTTGAGTGATTAAAGCAAAATCAGAATGTGGTTGTGTCTTAGCTGTTTCAATactagtattttttgttttgggatctATTCAGTTTTGGCTAATTAGTGGAACAGCCCAATGTCAATGTCAGctgatggaaaagaagaaaaagatatagatATGGGATGGGAAGACCTGGATGTGTGTTGCCCTGCTGCCTTGGTGACCTGTGGTGGTAGCCACTTGCCTTGGGTTTCTGTTTCCTAAAGGCAGTAATCATACTCCATTAGCACATAGGCTTATTGTGAAGACCAAATATCCACTATTAAAGAAGAATTGTATCACAGACTATACATCATTTTTGATGATTATAAATGCAGCTTTAATGACTGCATTTTATAAAGTTAGAATCTcacttaaattttaaacattagatCAGTCTAGATTTATTAGCATGGCCAGGAAATCTTATCTCATTGCACTTATGTGGATTGAGGTATCCAGATATTTCAGTTGTTACCACTGAACTAAGCATAAAACAACTTGTCCTTGAAATTTAGTTTGGGCTTCCGGTAAAACAGTGTGCAAATGTGCACTGTGCACATTGTCTAGTGCCTTCATATTGAAAGTGTGGCCTATGAACCAGCAGCGTTGACACGACCTGAGAGCTTGTTTGAAATGCTGAAGCTGAGGCTTCCCTCAGACCTATTGAATTGGAATATGCTTTCTAACAAGGTCTCTAAGTGATATACACGCATGTTACAGACCTAGAAGCTCTGTAGTTTAGGGGTTGGATCCATTGCAGAGGTCTCATGGGAATTTAATGATTAAGATTATGGTTCATGTATTGAaaacttttatcatttattacttGTGTGATCTTAGGCATGTTACTGAAATTTTGGCTTTTCATTTTCCTCGTCTATAATATCAACCTCATGAACTAAAGATTATGAAGATTAAGTGGGCAGATAGCTACCCAACACTCTGAATAGTGGCATTCAATACCTCCTAGCtataataataagtatttaataaatatacaaatgagGTCATAGACATATTATCTGGCGTCTAAAAGTTACTTGTTAGTGAGGAGAGCAATTATAAATGTCAAATCTcccaaaataatgaacaaaatgatTCATTAACTCTTTCCTGATTTCCCCAGGATAACCACAGTTGCATTACTTTGAGCTGCACATACCGTTGTGCAAACTATGAGAACTAGTTAAATCTCTTGAGCTAAACTCATTCCCAAGATAAGATTTTTTTGTCCCTTATCTCTCCCTCTGCTCTTGCCCAGGTCAATgaagtttcctttcttcctgtgacTGACGTGAACACCCTAATGGCTGGTGCTAAGAATTACCCATTCATTCCCATATAAGCAATGGATATTTGAATGTatcttttcaaaatcaaaatatatgcaACTGTAATAATTTAAGAAACCATTTTTGTTAGTagttgtttgatattttatataaatgatatgatAACAATCTAACACATTGaatgatgtatgtatgtatatcaaTATACACACATGGTGGGAAAAATAACCTGAGTGGGATAAATTGGTCTAAATGTTGTGTTGCTTCTCATCTGTAATTAAAGTAAATTCAATATtatactttagaaaaatattcataagaaTTTATAGGCAATTTTACAGTTATGTAAGATAACTGgatatcatttataatattaatattaccactTTATTGATGGTTCTGGTTTTTGCTATACTTAAAGCCAAGCTcattatagataaaaatatggatATATGAAAATGCCAAACAATATTTAATACCTTTCATAAGACACCTTTGTAAAAATACTTGCTCAGAACATAAACCttagatttcaa
This Microcebus murinus isolate Inina chromosome 10, M.murinus_Inina_mat1.0, whole genome shotgun sequence DNA region includes the following protein-coding sequences:
- the CCER1 gene encoding coiled-coil domain-containing glutamate-rich protein 1, with product MTQTLNTREDPLNLAGGWAPSAPLRTWSSCQRRRRSAPIYKRRHRYGPKAEYEPPRKQPRQQYGPGSWFQPPPRRPNWAVCSNWGSWGGPWHPPPGGFWKPPVPMQVIRVYGLHPFCLCCCPCWRGPWNPGWARPPSRKKRWGRRGRRHPRRSSPRSPPVDLSTLLRPVNLYGWRAPGMRAPQNTTQFIMNQIYEDMRQQEELERQQEALRVEQAEAGGQASPNGSSGNDAPPSGAEDDPELPEALYGFVQNPALAFSPVPEEENQSPAAQLVEEEEEEKNDDEEECDEDVCDGEEEESEEEEAEEEEEEEEEEEEEEEEEEEEMEEADYLEEGEEGEEEEEDEEEELEEEEEELEEDEQRGEENHLPLEMPLSILVGAEEERENYINCTYLSSEQIIPEVPQEALLMVQDINC